In the genome of Qipengyuania seohaensis, one region contains:
- a CDS encoding FAD binding domain-containing protein, whose product MRPFSYARARTLEDAARLTRDEGAIPIAGGTNLLDLMKLQVETPDALADINRIGFGGIEETDDGGLWIGGLATNTETAIHPRVRTDYPVLARAILAGATQQLRNKATTGGNLCQRTRCFYFTNIDQPCNKREPGSGCGAIDGIAKLHAVLGTSDQCIATYPGDMAVALSALDAQVEIAAPSGDTRRVPVRHFHCLPGDTPWRENVLEPGEIITSVALPPPVGGTQIYRKVRERSSYAFALVSVAAIIEMDDGKFTRADFAFGGLAHKPWHDERIAETLIGKVASDDVFDKAADILLEDARGYGENDFKIPLARRTLHAVLQQATEAAA is encoded by the coding sequence ATGAGACCGTTTTCCTACGCGCGCGCCAGGACCTTGGAAGATGCAGCCCGGCTCACCCGAGACGAGGGAGCGATTCCCATCGCGGGCGGGACCAACCTGCTGGACCTCATGAAATTGCAGGTCGAAACGCCCGATGCGCTTGCCGACATCAATCGCATCGGGTTCGGTGGGATCGAAGAAACAGACGATGGCGGTCTTTGGATCGGCGGCCTCGCTACCAATACGGAAACGGCCATTCACCCGCGGGTGCGCACCGACTACCCCGTCTTGGCGCGCGCAATACTCGCTGGCGCGACCCAGCAGTTGCGAAACAAGGCCACGACAGGCGGCAATCTCTGCCAGCGTACGCGCTGTTTCTACTTCACGAATATCGACCAGCCCTGCAACAAGCGCGAACCGGGAAGCGGTTGTGGCGCCATTGACGGCATAGCAAAGCTTCATGCCGTGCTGGGGACCAGCGACCAATGCATCGCGACATATCCCGGCGATATGGCAGTCGCGCTAAGTGCCCTTGATGCGCAGGTCGAGATAGCAGCCCCCAGCGGCGATACGCGCAGGGTGCCGGTTCGCCATTTCCATTGCCTTCCCGGCGACACGCCCTGGCGCGAAAACGTTCTGGAACCGGGCGAAATCATCACCTCCGTAGCCCTTCCGCCGCCGGTCGGCGGAACGCAGATCTATCGCAAGGTTCGCGAACGATCCTCCTATGCCTTCGCACTCGTGTCGGTCGCTGCCATCATCGAGATGGACGATGGCAAATTCACCCGGGCCGATTTCGCCTTCGGGGGACTTGCACACAAGCCCTGGCACGACGAGCGCATTGCCGAAACTCTCATCGGAAAGGTCGCTTCCGACGATGTGTTCGATAAGGCCGCCGACATCCTGCTGGAAGATGCCCGCGGCTACGGTGAAAACGACTTCAAGATACCGCTGGCCCGGCGAACGCTTCACGCGGTCTTGCAACAGGCAACGGAGGCTGCGGCATGA
- a CDS encoding xanthine dehydrogenase family protein molybdopterin-binding subunit: protein MTVHLKQDKPDDSNRLDGMKQGVLGKGISRVEGMPKVTGTAPYSAEYPIADCAEGVLVTSTITRGKVVSIDKDAALSMPGVIAVIDDPAMTTRAAQGTADEAPQQEPGTVCYWGQPIALVVAETFEQARHAAKHLVVEYREDAGAPLDPQAVEAEEQEDETVRQGDLDHAMATAAHSVDVTYTTKGHASAAMEPHASIAHWDGDKLTVYASLQMLNYNITELSDALGMEEENVRLVSRFVGGGFGSKLGISEDVVAAAIASKKVGRPVRVVMSRQQVFQCVMRRSETTQRLRLAADESGKLIGFGHHALVSNLPGETFAEPVLQSSHFLYGGENRDLTLEVARIHQMTAGSVRAPGEAVGMPALEGAMDVLAEKAGIDPVELRLTNIPEEDPEEGLPFSSHKLAECLRQGADAFGWDSAPRSPRHTCEGEWWVGTGMASAARVHNIAEAKARVTLKADGSAIVETDMTDIGTGTYTILAQLAGEMLGLDPAQVLVELGDTKHPRGPGSGGSWGAASIGSAVYVACKAIREELGQRLGVDETELELSNGKAASGDSLVSVLDGADLSREGHYEPGDIKDEFTASGFGAFFAQVRVNRFTGETRVDRMLGAFGFGRVLNHKTARSQCLGGITWSIGVALTEALEFDPRDGHLVNCDLAEYHVPVHRDVPDLEVVLVEERDPAASPIQAKGIGELGMCGGAAAIANAIYNACGARIFDYPMTPDRVLAAMPD from the coding sequence ATGACCGTGCATCTCAAGCAAGACAAGCCCGACGACAGCAATCGCCTCGACGGGATGAAACAGGGCGTTCTCGGCAAGGGTATCTCCCGCGTCGAGGGCATGCCCAAGGTGACGGGCACCGCTCCTTATTCCGCCGAATATCCGATCGCCGATTGCGCCGAAGGTGTGCTGGTTACATCCACGATCACGAGGGGCAAGGTCGTCTCGATCGACAAGGACGCCGCGCTATCGATGCCCGGCGTTATTGCGGTGATCGACGATCCGGCAATGACCACCCGCGCCGCGCAGGGCACGGCCGACGAGGCTCCTCAACAGGAACCGGGCACGGTCTGCTATTGGGGCCAACCGATCGCCTTGGTCGTCGCCGAAACCTTCGAGCAGGCTCGCCATGCGGCCAAGCATCTTGTCGTCGAATATCGCGAAGATGCGGGTGCGCCGCTCGATCCGCAGGCGGTCGAAGCAGAGGAGCAGGAAGACGAGACCGTCCGGCAAGGCGATCTCGACCATGCGATGGCGACTGCTGCCCATTCGGTCGATGTCACATATACCACCAAGGGTCATGCCTCGGCTGCCATGGAGCCACACGCATCCATAGCCCATTGGGACGGCGACAAGCTGACTGTCTACGCATCGCTCCAGATGCTGAACTACAATATCACCGAACTTTCCGACGCGCTCGGGATGGAAGAGGAAAATGTCCGTCTCGTCTCGCGCTTCGTCGGGGGCGGATTCGGATCGAAACTGGGTATCAGCGAAGATGTGGTCGCAGCTGCCATCGCGTCCAAGAAGGTCGGGCGGCCGGTCCGGGTCGTCATGTCCCGGCAACAGGTGTTCCAATGCGTGATGCGCCGTTCGGAAACGACACAACGCCTGCGGCTTGCGGCTGATGAGAGCGGAAAGCTGATCGGCTTCGGCCATCACGCACTCGTCTCCAACTTGCCCGGAGAAACTTTTGCAGAGCCGGTCCTGCAGTCCTCGCACTTCCTTTACGGCGGAGAGAACCGTGACCTGACGCTCGAGGTCGCGCGCATCCACCAGATGACCGCAGGGTCGGTCCGCGCCCCGGGCGAAGCGGTCGGCATGCCCGCGCTCGAAGGCGCAATGGATGTGCTGGCCGAGAAAGCGGGTATCGACCCGGTCGAATTGCGCCTGACAAACATTCCTGAAGAAGACCCGGAAGAGGGCCTGCCCTTCTCATCGCACAAGTTGGCCGAATGCCTCAGGCAGGGGGCCGACGCATTCGGTTGGGACAGCGCCCCCCGCAGCCCGCGCCACACGTGCGAGGGCGAGTGGTGGGTGGGCACCGGCATGGCGAGCGCCGCACGCGTTCACAATATCGCCGAGGCAAAGGCACGCGTCACGCTGAAAGCCGACGGCAGTGCCATCGTCGAAACGGACATGACCGATATCGGTACGGGGACCTATACGATCCTCGCCCAGCTTGCAGGTGAGATGCTGGGCCTCGATCCGGCCCAAGTGCTGGTCGAACTGGGCGATACGAAGCATCCGCGCGGTCCCGGATCGGGTGGAAGCTGGGGCGCTGCCTCGATCGGGTCGGCCGTATACGTCGCGTGCAAGGCGATCAGGGAAGAACTCGGCCAACGACTGGGCGTCGACGAAACCGAACTGGAATTGTCGAACGGAAAAGCCGCTTCGGGCGACAGCCTGGTCTCGGTGCTCGACGGCGCAGACCTGTCGCGCGAAGGTCATTACGAACCGGGCGACATCAAGGACGAATTTACCGCTTCCGGCTTCGGCGCCTTCTTCGCGCAGGTGAGGGTGAACCGCTTCACCGGCGAAACCCGGGTCGACCGAATGCTGGGCGCATTCGGCTTCGGCCGCGTGCTCAACCACAAGACTGCACGGTCACAATGCCTTGGAGGGATCACCTGGAGCATCGGTGTGGCCCTGACCGAAGCGCTCGAATTCGACCCGCGCGACGGACATCTCGTCAACTGCGATCTCGCCGAATATCACGTGCCCGTGCATCGGGACGTGCCGGACCTCGAAGTCGTTCTCGTCGAAGAGCGGGACCCGGCCGCGAGTCCGATCCAGGCGAAAGGGATCGGCGAACTCGGCATGTGCGGCGGCGCGGCGGCGATTGCAAATGCGATTTACAACGCCTGCGGAGCGCGCATCTTCGACTACCCGATGACACCGGACCGTGTGCTGGCGGCGATGCCCGACTGA
- a CDS encoding XdhC family protein: protein MLDQLASRAPRSADHEALAAACEAGAGLCTVVGIEGSFSRRIGAQLAVLPDGSTIGSLADGCLEAQLASDMRELGKPAVIRYGAGSEKIDFRLPCGGGLDILVDPSPDRGTCRAAMMKLEKRLPSSISLPENSLLAERRYLPSLRIAAFGEGPELEYLEVLAKALDIELTPYDKSVLQLGQRAAECRPDRWTACLFLFHDHEWELPLLEQVLASEAFYIGAQGGENARIARTLGLSGRGMAEEQIARIHSPLGLIPSCKTPHALALSALAEVVSRYERLHDAA, encoded by the coding sequence ATGCTCGACCAGCTGGCCAGCCGTGCACCCCGTAGCGCCGATCACGAGGCGCTTGCCGCAGCGTGCGAAGCAGGCGCGGGACTATGTACGGTGGTCGGTATCGAAGGCAGCTTTTCGCGCAGGATCGGAGCGCAACTGGCAGTGTTGCCGGACGGCTCGACGATCGGCAGCCTGGCCGATGGATGCCTCGAAGCACAGCTGGCTTCGGACATGCGCGAGCTCGGGAAGCCCGCGGTAATTCGCTACGGCGCAGGATCCGAGAAAATCGATTTCCGCCTACCGTGCGGCGGCGGTCTGGACATCCTAGTCGATCCCTCACCCGATCGCGGCACATGTCGCGCGGCGATGATGAAGCTTGAGAAGCGTCTGCCTTCGAGCATATCCCTTCCTGAAAACAGTCTCCTTGCGGAGCGCCGCTATCTGCCTTCCCTTCGAATTGCCGCATTCGGCGAAGGGCCAGAGTTGGAGTATCTCGAGGTTTTGGCCAAGGCCCTCGATATCGAGCTCACACCTTACGATAAATCGGTCCTTCAATTGGGGCAGCGAGCCGCAGAATGCCGCCCGGACCGATGGACGGCTTGCCTGTTCCTGTTCCACGATCACGAGTGGGAATTGCCCCTGCTCGAACAGGTCCTTGCATCCGAAGCTTTCTACATCGGCGCGCAAGGCGGCGAGAATGCCCGCATCGCACGCACCCTCGGTCTTTCCGGCCGCGGGATGGCGGAGGAGCAAATCGCTCGGATCCATAGCCCCCTTGGCCTGATCCCATCCTGCAAGACTCCCCATGCGCTCGCCCTGTCCGCGTTGGCGGAAGTGGTCTCTCGCTATGAAAGATTGCATGACGCTGCTTGA
- a CDS encoding nucleotidyltransferase family protein, which yields MTLLDSGIALVLLAAGRSERFGGDKLLAEYKGKPLWTWAAMAAEEAGFQDLYIVNSPRTSIEPGDRWKPLVNADADRGMGTSIAAGVAAAKASQRIVITLGDMPMVAPTHLRALAERTGPVFTRQPDGNAGCPAAFGRESFDQLRQLGGDRGARILANPDAVMMEPASTGMLVDIDYKSDLAAKGSR from the coding sequence ATGACGCTGCTTGACTCCGGCATCGCGTTGGTCCTGCTCGCCGCAGGGCGTAGCGAGCGGTTTGGCGGCGACAAGCTTTTGGCCGAATACAAAGGCAAGCCGCTGTGGACCTGGGCTGCAATGGCGGCGGAAGAAGCAGGTTTCCAGGACCTCTACATCGTGAACTCGCCAAGGACCTCGATAGAGCCGGGAGATCGGTGGAAGCCGTTGGTAAATGCCGATGCAGACCGGGGAATGGGCACATCTATCGCGGCGGGAGTCGCTGCCGCGAAAGCTAGCCAGCGCATTGTCATCACGCTTGGGGACATGCCCATGGTCGCGCCGACGCACTTGAGAGCGCTGGCCGAAAGAACGGGGCCGGTTTTCACCCGGCAACCGGACGGCAATGCGGGATGTCCCGCAGCCTTCGGGCGGGAGTCATTCGACCAGTTGCGGCAACTGGGAGGGGACCGGGGCGCACGCATCCTGGCCAATCCGGATGCTGTGATGATGGAGCCGGCCAGCACGGGGATGCTTGTCGACATCGACTACAAGAGCGATCTTGCAGCTAAAGGCTCGCGCTAA
- a CDS encoding spinster family MFS transporter, with amino-acid sequence MTSAQAPAQGADTVSPRARRVTLFLLTVTYFFSYMDRQILAILLEDIKADLLLNDTQLGLLSGLAFALFYATLGIPVAALADRMNRVNIISIALALWSGMTAACGLAQNFVHLLLARIGVGVGEAGSSPPSHSIIADLYPAEKRALALSIYSLGVTLGAAAGQIFGGNLTYFFDWRVAFLAIGLPGVILAVIVKLYATEPMRRAEPGAVEETKTPSIGAGFRSIFGNPAAVWLVAGVTITSMIGYALTGWTPAYLIRSFGLNTLQVGNIVAPLLAIAGVASGLGSGWLANRLSAKYGLKAQPLMVAALKTIALPFLIWFYVADSAPLAVGVYFIAVLFQSCYLGPTFALIQTLAPLRMRAVWAAITLLVINLIGLGLGPTMVGVLSDYFTPEYGQESLRQALFVIACATPFAIFCYWRAAKCLEKQNPHRPSSEAGVANA; translated from the coding sequence ATGACCTCAGCACAAGCTCCCGCCCAAGGCGCGGACACGGTTAGCCCGCGCGCGCGGCGGGTCACATTGTTCCTCCTGACCGTGACCTATTTCTTCAGCTATATGGACCGGCAAATTCTCGCCATCCTGCTGGAGGATATCAAGGCGGACTTGCTGCTCAACGACACCCAGCTGGGCCTGCTGTCGGGCCTCGCGTTCGCATTGTTCTATGCGACACTCGGCATCCCGGTCGCGGCGCTTGCGGACAGGATGAACCGGGTCAACATCATCTCCATCGCGCTTGCGTTGTGGAGCGGCATGACCGCCGCCTGCGGGCTGGCACAAAACTTCGTCCACCTTTTGCTCGCGCGCATCGGCGTCGGCGTCGGTGAGGCAGGTTCCTCACCGCCCAGCCATTCGATTATCGCAGACCTCTATCCGGCGGAAAAACGCGCGCTTGCCCTATCCATCTATTCCCTCGGCGTGACGCTGGGGGCGGCTGCAGGCCAGATATTCGGCGGCAACCTGACCTATTTCTTCGATTGGCGTGTCGCTTTCTTAGCGATCGGCCTGCCCGGCGTTATCCTCGCGGTGATCGTAAAACTGTATGCGACCGAACCGATGCGTCGGGCGGAACCGGGCGCGGTCGAGGAGACGAAGACCCCATCCATCGGCGCAGGTTTCCGCTCGATCTTCGGCAATCCGGCAGCCGTCTGGCTCGTCGCGGGCGTCACCATAACCTCGATGATCGGATACGCACTGACCGGATGGACCCCGGCCTATCTCATACGCTCATTCGGGCTCAACACTTTGCAGGTCGGCAATATCGTGGCGCCATTACTCGCCATCGCGGGCGTCGCAAGCGGTCTCGGCAGCGGCTGGCTCGCCAACCGATTGTCCGCAAAGTACGGCCTCAAGGCGCAACCGTTGATGGTTGCCGCCCTCAAGACCATCGCCCTGCCGTTTCTGATCTGGTTCTATGTGGCCGACAGCGCGCCCCTCGCGGTGGGCGTCTACTTTATCGCCGTGCTGTTCCAGTCCTGTTACTTGGGACCGACCTTCGCGCTGATCCAGACGCTTGCACCCTTGCGTATGCGTGCCGTCTGGGCTGCCATTACGCTTCTGGTGATCAACCTCATCGGGCTGGGCCTCGGACCGACCATGGTCGGCGTCCTGTCGGACTATTTCACACCGGAATACGGCCAGGAATCGCTTCGCCAGGCACTGTTCGTCATTGCCTGCGCGACGCCGTTCGCCATCTTTTGCTATTGGCGAGCAGCCAAGTGTCTGGAGAAACAGAACCCGCATCGCCCTTCGTCGGAGGCCGGTGTCGCTAACGCCTGA
- a CDS encoding TonB-dependent receptor domain-containing protein, protein MCRFTYVPFDNLVEDEDRYQVFAQFTAQLSDTVTFQTDALWARSDLESLNYSPAFPPTQGPNGSGFQSAFTTSPSNPGVSAFLDQVGLPQSSPTNPIVRVTNVLFRPFGYLGNPIDADPDRGAGTGGAKNEAWRITGGFDFELGNDLVFEIDGTFWESKREAFAPGIVGSRLQAALNGFGGENCTGTTPGANGCSYFNPFANAGPSNPTLGLSNPFYVPGAENSADLVRWLQVPNGTVEEEVQVVFDAVLSGPTGIELGGGPLAFAVGAQYRKNDYRTDPINDESNLDINPCFIEGDQSCIGTTTEGVGSFIFLGGTRPARLSQDVYAIFAEVNAPVTDRLELAGAIRFEDYGSPIGSTINPKGSIRFEATDWLTLRGSIGTTFRGPLAVNVAPNSVTALQGFTAAGGNYKSLDVFGNPNDLGPETALTYNAGVIFNVPLGEASMTFSADYWAINLKDRITTTPGDAIASLVANGQTTGAAPVDCSSPLVGLITFSNNVCVQGTTTGLDISRVRTDFVNGPDVDITGLDFALNVDVPFGEAVFSFGGNAVYNLGYEFDDFEVQGVLVQEAYDAVGFGNYFRDPNTVPEWRANGYANLNWDMLNVRYSVTHIDGVIDDRCINRDPCFQTSQGPTDFGIESGSYTQHDIAVTLQLDLAGAEVELQGAIENFTDAEPAEAQLPLGYNPFIGNAIGRNYRIGLRTRF, encoded by the coding sequence GTGTGCCGCTTCACCTATGTCCCGTTCGACAACCTCGTCGAAGATGAAGATCGCTACCAGGTCTTTGCGCAATTCACGGCACAGCTGAGCGATACGGTCACTTTCCAGACCGATGCCCTGTGGGCGAGAAGCGATCTTGAATCGCTCAACTATTCGCCAGCCTTTCCTCCTACTCAGGGCCCGAACGGCTCGGGGTTCCAGTCGGCGTTCACCACCTCGCCGTCGAACCCCGGAGTTTCGGCGTTTCTCGATCAGGTCGGTCTCCCACAATCCTCTCCGACCAACCCGATCGTGAGGGTGACGAACGTGCTGTTCCGCCCGTTCGGGTACCTGGGTAACCCGATTGACGCCGATCCCGATCGCGGAGCGGGGACCGGCGGTGCCAAGAACGAAGCCTGGCGCATCACGGGCGGATTCGATTTCGAACTGGGCAACGACCTGGTCTTCGAAATCGACGGGACCTTCTGGGAATCCAAGCGCGAGGCATTTGCGCCCGGGATCGTCGGTTCGCGTCTCCAGGCAGCGCTCAATGGGTTCGGCGGGGAGAACTGCACGGGTACTACACCCGGTGCAAACGGATGCTCGTACTTCAATCCCTTCGCAAATGCGGGCCCAAGCAATCCTACTCTTGGCCTCAGCAACCCCTTCTACGTGCCGGGTGCGGAGAACTCCGCAGATCTCGTGCGTTGGCTGCAGGTTCCCAACGGCACGGTCGAAGAGGAAGTACAGGTCGTCTTCGACGCGGTTCTTTCCGGTCCAACGGGCATCGAATTGGGCGGAGGCCCGCTGGCCTTCGCTGTGGGTGCACAATACCGCAAGAATGACTATCGCACCGATCCGATCAACGACGAATCCAATCTCGACATCAACCCGTGTTTCATCGAGGGCGACCAATCGTGTATTGGCACCACGACCGAGGGCGTCGGATCATTCATCTTCCTGGGTGGCACCCGTCCGGCGCGGCTTTCGCAAGACGTCTATGCAATCTTTGCAGAGGTGAATGCACCGGTCACCGATCGCCTGGAACTGGCAGGGGCTATCCGCTTCGAAGACTATGGCAGTCCGATCGGCTCGACCATCAATCCGAAGGGGTCGATCCGTTTCGAAGCGACCGATTGGCTGACGCTGCGCGGCTCGATCGGTACGACCTTCCGCGGCCCGCTGGCCGTCAACGTCGCTCCGAACTCGGTAACCGCGTTGCAGGGCTTCACTGCGGCGGGCGGCAACTACAAATCGCTGGACGTGTTCGGCAACCCGAATGACCTCGGACCCGAAACGGCTCTCACCTACAATGCGGGCGTGATTTTCAACGTACCGCTCGGCGAAGCGAGCATGACGTTCAGCGCCGACTATTGGGCGATCAACCTGAAGGACCGTATCACCACCACTCCCGGTGACGCGATCGCCAGCCTCGTCGCCAACGGTCAGACGACGGGCGCCGCTCCGGTCGATTGCTCAAGTCCGCTGGTTGGCCTGATCACATTCAGCAATAATGTCTGTGTCCAGGGTACGACGACCGGCCTCGATATCAGCCGCGTTCGGACCGACTTCGTGAATGGGCCCGACGTCGATATCACCGGCCTCGATTTCGCATTGAATGTCGATGTACCGTTCGGCGAGGCGGTATTCTCGTTTGGCGGAAACGCAGTCTACAATCTGGGCTACGAATTCGACGATTTCGAAGTCCAGGGTGTTCTGGTCCAGGAAGCTTACGACGCGGTCGGTTTCGGAAACTACTTCCGCGACCCGAACACCGTGCCGGAATGGCGTGCAAACGGCTATGCGAACCTGAACTGGGATATGCTCAACGTTCGCTATTCCGTCACTCACATCGACGGTGTGATCGACGACCGTTGCATCAATCGCGATCCCTGCTTCCAGACCTCGCAGGGACCGACCGATTTCGGCATCGAAAGCGGTTCGTACACGCAGCATGACATTGCGGTGACCCTGCAACTCGACCTGGCCGGTGCCGAGGTCGAACTGCAAGGCGCTATCGAGAACTTCACCGACGCGGAGCCTGCCGAAGCGCAGCTGCCACTCGGTTACAATCCGTTCATCGGTAACGCGATCGGTCGCAACTACAGGATCGGGCTACGCACCCGCTTCTGA
- a CDS encoding TonB-dependent receptor plug domain-containing protein gives MRNRLNATIGRTALCVGLLACPGVALAQAEAEQAGADEPDTNTIVVTGSLIRGTPEDAALPVDVFTADDLRKQGVDSPLEFIKDLPSVGAVLGDSNQFSTDAQGFQGVGSINLRGLGATRTLVLMNGKRTILTPGAGFVDTQLIPLFALERVEILKDGAGSTYGSDAIAGVANFITRSRFTGFEVQGDYNFVDGSDGNYSMSGLAGFEFGDANLVVGAGWQHRSELPTTARDYINVGYAANPSASSGLHITMPQRIHSTHKLGLIGDVPT, from the coding sequence ATGAGAAATCGACTGAATGCGACAATCGGCCGCACCGCACTTTGTGTTGGGCTGCTGGCATGTCCTGGCGTCGCCTTAGCACAGGCGGAAGCCGAGCAGGCAGGCGCGGATGAGCCGGACACGAATACGATCGTCGTCACGGGCTCGCTCATTCGGGGCACGCCCGAAGATGCTGCACTACCGGTCGATGTTTTCACTGCCGATGACCTCCGCAAACAGGGTGTCGATAGCCCGCTCGAGTTCATCAAGGACCTCCCGTCGGTAGGCGCCGTTCTTGGCGACTCCAACCAGTTCAGCACCGATGCGCAGGGCTTCCAGGGCGTCGGTTCGATCAACCTGCGCGGGCTGGGTGCAACGCGAACGCTGGTCCTCATGAATGGCAAGCGCACCATCCTGACACCGGGCGCAGGTTTCGTGGACACGCAGCTTATTCCGCTCTTCGCTCTCGAACGCGTTGAAATCCTGAAGGACGGTGCTGGTTCGACCTATGGTTCGGACGCGATTGCCGGGGTAGCCAACTTCATCACTCGCAGCAGGTTCACCGGTTTTGAGGTTCAGGGCGACTACAATTTCGTTGATGGCTCGGACGGCAATTACAGCATGAGCGGCCTGGCCGGATTCGAGTTCGGCGATGCCAACCTCGTTGTCGGTGCTGGCTGGCAGCATCGCTCCGAATTGCCGACGACCGCACGCGATTACATCAACGTCGGATACGCCGCCAACCCGTCGGCCTCTTCGGGGTTACATATTACGATGCCGCAACGGATTCATTCGACACACAAATTAGGCCTGATCGGGGATGTACCGACCTAG
- a CDS encoding TetR/AcrR family transcriptional regulator, whose protein sequence is MKRSLILQAGAEALAVGGIADLDLSEIAATVGLKTSSLRYYFKNREALAEAIYLERLEEVGEGLARVRKTQSLEEAVEILCRIEIEHWAQESEGQSSRIPQFGEVRTLSKERRTRVGARFEQVLRQANELFAFHDVEIPEEMPFLPAQILLENLFWIPAWIEHFSDWEFPRAARDLARVLCDGIARDGTSFEWQAITDAGSDLASQNGRADAFLRTATQLVSERGYRGTSIDDIAARLGLTKGSFYHHNSEKISLVQQCFEDSYERVSQLQCEASERFHEPLDRIATVVGSIVTIQMRQETPIIRSSALPGLPRDLRMSVIGGAAALDRWFVAELTALHRRGQATDVDPFIAAQYVSVGANSAYDLARLYRYEPKDRNIALVMDRLLRGFAI, encoded by the coding sequence ATGAAACGGTCGCTGATCTTGCAGGCTGGAGCGGAGGCGCTCGCTGTTGGCGGGATCGCCGATCTCGACCTCAGTGAAATAGCCGCGACGGTCGGGCTCAAAACCTCGAGCCTCAGATATTATTTCAAAAACCGCGAGGCGCTCGCAGAGGCGATTTACCTTGAGCGGCTCGAAGAGGTCGGAGAAGGCCTGGCGAGAGTTCGCAAGACCCAGTCGCTCGAGGAAGCTGTCGAAATCCTGTGCCGGATAGAGATCGAACATTGGGCGCAGGAATCGGAAGGCCAGTCGAGCCGGATACCCCAGTTTGGCGAAGTCCGGACGCTCAGCAAGGAGCGTCGCACTCGTGTTGGAGCGCGGTTCGAGCAGGTGCTTCGCCAAGCGAACGAGTTGTTCGCCTTTCACGATGTCGAAATTCCCGAAGAAATGCCGTTTCTCCCGGCGCAAATATTGCTGGAGAACCTGTTCTGGATTCCCGCATGGATCGAGCATTTCAGCGACTGGGAATTTCCAAGGGCTGCGCGCGATCTGGCACGCGTGCTTTGTGACGGTATCGCGCGAGATGGTACATCGTTTGAATGGCAGGCGATAACCGACGCCGGTTCGGATCTGGCTTCGCAGAACGGCAGGGCCGACGCCTTTCTGCGGACCGCGACGCAGCTTGTCAGCGAGCGTGGATACAGAGGGACCTCCATCGACGATATCGCAGCAAGGCTCGGCCTGACAAAGGGTAGTTTCTACCACCACAACTCCGAGAAAATCTCGCTGGTCCAGCAGTGCTTCGAGGATAGTTACGAGCGGGTCAGCCAGCTGCAATGCGAGGCCAGCGAACGCTTTCACGAACCGCTCGACCGGATAGCAACGGTCGTCGGGTCGATCGTTACCATCCAGATGCGCCAGGAAACGCCCATTATCCGGTCATCGGCGTTGCCCGGCCTACCGCGCGACTTGCGAATGTCGGTCATTGGGGGCGCCGCTGCCTTGGACAGGTGGTTCGTGGCCGAGCTAACGGCATTGCACAGGCGCGGACAGGCAACGGATGTGGATCCGTTTATCGCAGCTCAATATGTCTCGGTCGGCGCCAATTCGGCCTACGATCTTGCGCGCTTGTATCGATATGAGCCGAAAGATCGGAACATTGCACTCGTCATGGATCGGCTGCTCAGAGGTTTCGCAATCTAG